In Clostridium swellfunianum, a genomic segment contains:
- a CDS encoding helicase-related protein, with amino-acid sequence MKKGAAERNFRKLKNQVKQINEIVHHSKIHALWEHEAAVRKKIKELKEYEKAGLKDFDEVLSNYIDILEYVSVRLIEDYNNRNKTDFYFDDIISNHYESFIKSGIMSVLITNHIPDILSREFDKVFPDNPKNEYADARRYERKIYLHLGETNTGKTYNAVQRLKEAGNGVYLSPLRILALENFERLNREGTRCNLVTGEEEIRVDEAKHTACTIEKLNINEEYEVGIIDEIQMIDDDQRGAAWTRALLGLKCKEIHVCGAINAKELLMKILDDTGEEYEIREYRREVPLEIIDKSFSYKDIEQGDALVVFSKKRVLELAYYYSEMGIKASLIYGDLPPEVRRKQYDQFINKETTILITTDAIGMGVNLPIKRIIFMDVRKFDGSEVRYLHSQEVKQIAGRAGRKGIYDVGYVAGYGGTQEFLRENLEMEDYQIEQAVLGPSEEILRVHGLPLREKLALWSTRREKLPYYRKMDISEYLIILDTIKGYKLDQKTHWRLLKIPFDISNQELMNTFLSFIDQVFVAKGRFISKPQLLKRELNDLETQYQQINLYYSFSRAFNLEFDEQWVYSTRIKISEGINEILKGI; translated from the coding sequence ATGAAAAAAGGAGCAGCAGAAAGAAACTTTAGAAAGCTTAAAAATCAAGTTAAGCAGATTAATGAAATTGTTCATCATTCAAAAATTCACGCACTTTGGGAGCATGAAGCTGCAGTTAGAAAAAAGATTAAAGAACTAAAGGAATACGAAAAGGCTGGTTTAAAGGATTTTGATGAAGTGTTAAGCAATTATATAGACATACTTGAATATGTATCTGTAAGACTTATTGAAGACTACAACAATAGGAACAAAACTGATTTTTATTTTGACGACATAATAAGCAATCACTATGAGAGCTTTATAAAATCAGGAATTATGAGTGTTTTGATAACTAACCATATACCGGATATATTAAGTAGGGAATTTGACAAGGTGTTTCCTGATAATCCTAAAAATGAATATGCTGATGCAAGGAGATACGAAAGAAAAATTTATTTGCATCTAGGTGAAACAAACACAGGAAAGACATATAATGCTGTTCAAAGGCTTAAGGAAGCAGGTAATGGCGTATATCTATCACCCCTTAGAATCTTGGCCCTTGAAAACTTTGAAAGGCTTAATAGAGAAGGCACAAGGTGCAATCTAGTTACTGGAGAAGAAGAAATAAGAGTAGATGAAGCTAAACATACTGCATGTACTATAGAAAAACTGAACATAAACGAGGAATATGAGGTTGGAATCATTGATGAAATCCAAATGATAGACGATGATCAGAGGGGCGCGGCCTGGACAAGAGCATTGCTAGGGTTAAAGTGCAAGGAAATACATGTTTGTGGTGCCATAAACGCTAAGGAATTGTTGATGAAAATTCTTGACGATACTGGAGAGGAATACGAAATAAGGGAGTATAGAAGAGAAGTACCTCTTGAGATTATAGATAAGAGTTTTTCTTATAAGGATATAGAACAAGGAGATGCGCTAGTAGTTTTTTCGAAGAAAAGAGTTCTTGAACTTGCTTATTATTATTCAGAAATGGGTATAAAAGCAAGTCTTATTTATGGTGATTTACCTCCTGAAGTTAGAAGAAAGCAATATGATCAGTTTATAAACAAGGAAACTACTATTCTAATAACTACTGATGCTATAGGAATGGGAGTAAATCTTCCTATTAAGAGAATAATTTTCATGGATGTAAGAAAATTTGATGGAAGTGAAGTTAGGTATCTTCATTCACAAGAAGTCAAGCAAATAGCTGGGAGAGCTGGAAGAAAAGGAATTTATGACGTAGGTTATGTTGCAGGCTATGGAGGAACTCAAGAATTTTTGAGGGAAAACTTAGAAATGGAGGACTATCAGATAGAACAAGCAGTACTTGGTCCTAGTGAAGAAATTTTAAGAGTACATGGATTGCCGCTCAGAGAAAAACTTGCTCTGTGGAGTACACGTAGAGAAAAGCTGCCCTATTATAGAAAAATGGATATAAGTGAATATCTAATTATTCTAGACACCATAAAGGGCTATAAGCTGGATCAAAAGACTCATTGGAGACTTTTAAAAATCCCTTTTGATATATCAAATCAGGAGCTTATGAATACCTTTTTAAGTTTCATTGATCAGGTTTTTGTGGCTAAGGGTAGATTTATTTCAAAACCTCAACTACTAAAAAGAGAACTTAATGACCTAGAAACTCAGTATCAGCAAATAAACCTTTATTATTCATTTTCTAGGGCCTTCAACCTAGAGTTTGACGAGCAATGGGTGTACAGTACGAGAATAAAGATAAGTGAAGGAATAAACGAGATTTTAAAAGGGATTTAA
- a CDS encoding S1C family serine protease, translated as MNLIKHRKLVREVILCHIMFIVLIVSGCATDEYEKNNQRAGFENTSAPQIGRTAAMDNTAITMVAEKLSPSVVGITTTRVTKDLYSQNQRTEGVGSGVIVSEKGYILTNNHVAGNADSLMVSLFDGRDVRGQTVWADSVLDLAIVKINADRITAAPLGDSKAVRVGQDAIAIGNPLGLTFQRTVTAGIISAMNRTIEVEKGVFMEGLLQTDASINPGNSGGPLINANGQVVGINTVKVITAEGMGFAVPINVVKPVIAKVSSGGNYGAPNIGLQSFDKELGKIFDFTISEGVFVFDCKDGGCASRAGIQKGDAIISVNGKPINTAIELKEALNEAGEGGKVILKVKNGNGIKEVPIVLDGMKK; from the coding sequence ATGAATTTGATTAAACATAGAAAGCTTGTTAGAGAAGTTATATTGTGTCATATTATGTTTATAGTTTTAATAGTTTCAGGCTGCGCAACAGATGAATATGAAAAAAATAACCAGAGGGCAGGATTTGAAAATACTTCTGCACCTCAGATTGGAAGAACAGCTGCTATGGATAACACAGCTATAACCATGGTTGCAGAAAAACTATCGCCTTCAGTTGTAGGAATAACTACCACAAGGGTCACTAAGGATTTATACAGCCAGAATCAGAGAACTGAAGGAGTAGGTTCTGGAGTTATTGTCAGCGAAAAAGGGTATATATTGACCAACAACCATGTGGCTGGAAATGCAGATAGTTTAATGGTTTCGCTATTTGATGGCAGAGATGTTAGAGGGCAGACTGTATGGGCAGATTCGGTACTTGACTTGGCTATAGTTAAAATAAATGCTGATAGGATTACTGCAGCACCACTTGGAGATTCAAAGGCAGTTCGAGTTGGTCAGGATGCTATTGCCATAGGAAATCCCTTGGGACTTACCTTTCAAAGGACTGTAACAGCAGGCATTATAAGCGCTATGAACAGAACTATTGAAGTAGAAAAGGGAGTTTTTATGGAAGGATTGCTTCAGACCGATGCTTCTATAAATCCAGGGAATAGCGGTGGTCCACTAATAAATGCAAATGGGCAGGTAGTTGGCATAAATACAGTTAAAGTTATAACAGCCGAAGGCATGGGCTTTGCTGTACCAATTAATGTTGTCAAGCCTGTTATCGCTAAGGTTTCTTCAGGAGGCAATTACGGTGCTCCAAACATAGGTCTTCAAAGCTTTGACAAGGAACTTGGAAAAATCTTTGATTTTACTATAAGTGAAGGAGTATTTGTTTTTGACTGTAAGGACGGAGGCTGTGCTTCAAGAGCAGGAATTCAAAAAGGTGATGCTATAATTTCTGTTAATGGAAAACCAATAAATACAGCTATAGAACTTAAGGAAGCTTTAAATGAAGCGGGAGAAGGTGGAAAAGTTATATTAAAAGTTAAAAATGGGAATGGAATAAAAGAAGTGCCTATAGTTCTAGATGGAATGAAAAAATAA
- a CDS encoding tRNA 2-thiocytidine biosynthesis TtcA family protein, protein MNSEETNSIAGNGCEILVPFNERKPLEEIEKGLTKTYRKHIWAKFIKAINDYELLKDGDKVAVAVSGGKDSLLMAKLFQLLHRHSKVKFDLEFICADPGYHENIRELLIDNCNYLGIPLTIYNSGIFEVVDKIAKDYPCYMCAKMRRGALYSKAQELGCNKVALGHHFNDVIETTLLNVLYTGNFSTMMPKLKADNFENMELIRPLFYVDELYIERFTQNAGIWPLNCACMVAAKKIGNKRYEIKALIKELKKNFDDVDKSIFRAATNVNMDAILGWKQGENKYSFLDIYDKE, encoded by the coding sequence ATGAACAGTGAAGAAACAAATAGCATAGCAGGGAATGGATGTGAAATATTAGTTCCCTTTAATGAGAGAAAACCACTGGAAGAAATAGAAAAAGGTTTAACTAAAACTTATAGAAAACATATATGGGCGAAATTTATAAAGGCAATAAATGATTACGAACTTCTAAAGGATGGTGATAAAGTTGCGGTTGCAGTATCCGGAGGAAAGGACAGTCTTCTTATGGCAAAGCTTTTTCAGCTGCTTCATAGACATAGCAAAGTAAAGTTTGATTTGGAATTTATTTGTGCTGATCCTGGGTACCACGAAAATATTAGGGAACTTCTAATAGACAATTGCAACTATCTTGGTATTCCGCTAACAATTTATAATTCAGGAATCTTTGAAGTAGTTGATAAAATTGCAAAGGATTATCCGTGCTATATGTGTGCTAAGATGAGACGTGGAGCATTATACTCAAAAGCTCAAGAGCTTGGCTGTAATAAGGTGGCTTTAGGTCATCATTTTAACGATGTTATAGAGACTACTCTTTTAAATGTTTTATATACAGGTAATTTTAGTACTATGATGCCAAAGCTGAAAGCTGATAATTTTGAAAATATGGAGCTTATAAGACCATTGTTTTATGTAGATGAACTTTATATAGAGCGTTTTACTCAAAATGCCGGAATTTGGCCTTTAAATTGTGCATGCATGGTAGCTGCTAAGAAGATTGGAAACAAGCGTTATGAGATTAAGGCTCTTATTAAAGAATTGAAGAAAAATTTTGACGATGTAGATAAGTCCATTTTTAGAGCAGCAACAAATGTAAATATGGATGCCATACTTGGATGGAAGCAAGGCGAAAATAAATACTCATTTCTTGATATTTACGACAAAGAATAG